The following proteins are encoded in a genomic region of Paenibacillus sp. FSL H3-0469:
- a CDS encoding HD domain-containing protein, whose translation MNDKELITAAEHFAQEQLGQDTTGHDWFHVSRVRNTAALIAGMEGANVVICTIAALLHDVADEKLNPSKEAGLLKVSDWLDGHLPDEAARKHIMEIIATMSFSGGGGEPMSTLEGQVVQDADRLDALGAIGITRTMVFSGAKGRPVYDPQLPPRDESLQKEYRDYSKGTAVNHFYEKLLKLKDLMNTPYGKQLAEERHQFMLSFLEQFYKEWNQGAE comes from the coding sequence ATGAATGACAAAGAGCTGATCACAGCAGCGGAGCATTTTGCGCAGGAGCAATTGGGCCAGGATACCACCGGCCATGACTGGTTCCATGTGAGCCGGGTGCGGAATACGGCCGCCCTGATTGCCGGAATGGAAGGGGCCAATGTGGTGATCTGTACCATAGCCGCCCTGCTGCATGATGTAGCAGACGAGAAGCTGAATCCCTCCAAGGAAGCGGGCCTGCTCAAGGTGAGTGACTGGCTGGACGGACATCTGCCGGATGAAGCGGCGCGTAAGCATATTATGGAGATTATTGCCACGATGTCCTTCAGCGGCGGCGGGGGCGAGCCCATGTCAACGCTGGAAGGGCAGGTGGTCCAGGATGCGGACCGTCTGGATGCGCTTGGAGCTATCGGGATAACGCGGACCATGGTCTTTTCGGGAGCCAAGGGCCGTCCGGTCTATGATCCGCAGCTCCCACCGCGTGACGAATCGCTGCAGAAGGAATACCGGGACTATTCCAAGGGGACGGCGGTCAATCATTTTTATGAGAAGCTGCTGAAGCTGAAGGATCTGATGAACACCCCGTACGGCAAGCAGCTTGCGGAGGAGCGGCATCAGTTCATGCTCAGTTTTTTGGAGCAATTCTATAAGGAATGGAATCAAGGGGCAGAGTAG
- a CDS encoding DEAD/DEAH box helicase: MSEVQVQFSDYGLNEEILRALEVLKYTDPTEVQRKVIPVALKGQDLIVKSQTGSGKTAAFAIPLCELADWAENKPQALVLTPTRELAQQVREDITNIGRFKRIKAVALFGKQPFAPQKIELTQKTHVVVGTPGRVFDHIERGTLNLSRIQYLVIDEADEMLSMGFIEQIEKIIKQLPKERVTMLFSATLPEVIKNLCRKYMKDPADIEIEASGMTTASIEHALIEVVQAAKFGLLSDLLTVENPDSCIIFCRTQEQVNALFRGLADLEYPVDKIHGGMEQDERFEVMNAFKRGQFRYLIATDVAARGIDIENITHVINYDIPLEKESYVHRTGRTARAGKSGKAITFVTPNEHKWVREIEGYIGFSLPVMKAPSDDAVAYAKPAFDQKLGKQQVRKAGKTEVMNQDIMKLYFNGGKKKKLRAVDFVGTIAKLEGITAEDIGIITIQDNVTYVDILNGKGPLVLQTMKETTVKGKLLKCHIAKK, encoded by the coding sequence ATGAGTGAAGTACAAGTACAGTTTAGTGATTATGGTCTGAATGAGGAGATTCTCCGCGCGCTGGAGGTTCTGAAGTACACGGACCCTACAGAGGTGCAGCGGAAGGTCATTCCTGTAGCGTTGAAGGGACAGGATCTGATCGTCAAGTCGCAGACCGGCAGCGGCAAAACCGCAGCCTTCGCCATCCCGCTCTGCGAGCTGGCCGATTGGGCGGAGAACAAACCCCAGGCGCTGGTGCTGACCCCCACCCGGGAGCTGGCCCAACAGGTGCGCGAGGACATTACGAACATCGGCCGCTTCAAGCGGATTAAGGCGGTAGCCCTGTTCGGCAAGCAGCCGTTTGCCCCGCAGAAGATTGAGCTGACCCAGAAGACGCATGTGGTTGTAGGTACGCCGGGCCGCGTATTCGACCATATTGAGCGCGGTACGCTGAACCTGAGCCGCATACAATATCTAGTGATCGACGAAGCGGACGAGATGCTCAGTATGGGCTTCATCGAGCAGATCGAGAAGATCATTAAGCAGCTGCCCAAGGAACGGGTAACGATGCTGTTCTCGGCGACACTGCCGGAAGTAATCAAGAATCTGTGCCGGAAGTATATGAAGGACCCGGCGGATATTGAGATTGAAGCCAGCGGAATGACGACAGCATCGATTGAGCATGCACTGATTGAGGTTGTACAAGCTGCCAAATTCGGGCTGCTCAGCGATCTGCTGACGGTGGAGAACCCGGATAGCTGCATTATTTTTTGCCGGACCCAGGAGCAGGTGAACGCCCTCTTCCGCGGGTTGGCTGACCTCGAATATCCGGTGGACAAGATCCACGGCGGCATGGAGCAGGACGAGCGGTTTGAGGTAATGAATGCCTTCAAGCGGGGCCAATTCCGCTATCTGATCGCCACCGACGTTGCGGCCAGAGGGATTGATATCGAGAACATCACCCATGTCATTAACTACGATATCCCGCTGGAAAAAGAGAGCTACGTCCACCGCACCGGCCGCACCGCGCGCGCAGGCAAAAGCGGCAAAGCGATCACCTTCGTGACGCCGAACGAGCACAAATGGGTCAGGGAAATTGAGGGCTATATCGGCTTCAGCCTGCCCGTCATGAAGGCTCCTTCAGACGATGCTGTGGCCTATGCCAAACCTGCCTTCGACCAGAAGCTGGGCAAGCAGCAGGTCCGCAAAGCGGGCAAAACCGAGGTCATGAACCAGGATATCATGAAGCTGTATTTCAATGGCGGCAAGAAAAAGAAGCTCCGCGCGGTGGACTTTGTCGGCACCATTGCAAAGCTTGAGGGTATCACCGCTGAGGACATCGGGATCATCACGATTCAGGATAACGTGACCTACGTCGATATTCTGAACGGTAAGGGACCGCTTGTACTCCAGACAATGAAGGAGACCACGGTCAAGGGCAAGCTGCTGAAATGTCATATTGCCAAGAAATAA
- the catA gene encoding type A chloramphenicol O-acetyltransferase — MIFNLIDRDNWKRQEIFNHYLNQGTTFSLTAEIEISVLYRIIKQQEYKLYPALLFLLTRVVNSNIAFRMGYNCTGELGYWDKVDPLYTIADSISESFSAIWTAGTNDFKAFHDAYVSDVENYKDSGRLFPKTPIPEHTFSVSMIPWTSFTGFNLNISNNGNYLLPIITAGKFTTTGDSIYLPLSLQVHHAVCDGYHAGWFMNEVRAMADRAEEWIDGGYSFG, encoded by the coding sequence ATGATTTTTAATCTGATTGATAGGGATAACTGGAAGAGACAAGAGATCTTTAATCATTATCTGAACCAGGGTACGACCTTTAGCCTGACAGCAGAAATCGAGATTAGCGTTTTATACCGAATAATAAAACAACAAGAATATAAGCTGTATCCTGCCCTTCTATTCTTGTTGACCCGTGTGGTTAACTCCAATATTGCGTTCAGAATGGGATACAATTGTACGGGGGAATTAGGGTATTGGGACAAGGTAGACCCGCTGTATACCATTGCCGACAGTATCTCGGAATCCTTTTCGGCGATTTGGACGGCGGGCACGAATGATTTCAAAGCGTTCCATGATGCTTATGTTTCAGATGTGGAGAATTATAAGGATTCCGGGAGATTGTTCCCTAAGACACCTATACCTGAGCATACCTTTTCTGTATCTATGATTCCGTGGACTTCCTTTACGGGCTTTAACCTGAATATCAGCAATAACGGGAATTACCTTCTGCCCATTATTACCGCAGGTAAATTCACGACCACAGGCGATTCAATATACCTGCCACTGTCGTTGCAAGTCCATCATGCAGTCTGTGACGGCTATCATGCAGGATGGTTCATGAACGAGGTCCGGGCCATGGCAGATCGTGCTGAGGAATGGATTGACGGAGGTTATTCATTTGGCTAA
- a CDS encoding ABC transporter ATP-binding protein, giving the protein MLRRFFSYYRPYKKLFVLDFTCAVGAGLLELAFPVAVNKFIDDLLPGQNWSLILIACVALLAIYALNTAMNYIVTYWGHMLGINIETDMRKKMFNHIQKLSFRFFDNNKTGHLLGRITNDLNDIGEVAHHGPEDVFIAVMTLVGAFILMADINLQLAVITFIIVPIMAWVIIYFGRNMTDTYHRLFGNVGNFNARIEDNVGGIRVVQSFANEEFEKELFAVDNQKFRETKLMAYKLMAKSFSVSYMMTRLITVVVMVCGAWFFIQGQLEIGEFVAFILLANVFFRPIEKINAVIESYPKGIAGFKRYLEVIDTEPDIADKPDAVEVDSLRGDISFSNVSFGYEADRTVLKEISLKVNAGETIAFVGPSGAGKTTICSLLPRFYDVTGGAISIDGIDIRDMKLNSLRKQIGIVQQDVFLFSGTIRENIAYGRLDAGMEDIWQAARQAHLEELINSLPNGMETVIGERGVKLSGGQKQRLAIARMFLKNPPILILDEATSALDTETEAAIQQSLADLSVGRTTLVIAHRLTTIKNADRIIVVNEDGISEEGRHEELVNAGGTYSRLYQAQYNA; this is encoded by the coding sequence ATGCTGCGTCGTTTTTTCTCCTACTACCGTCCGTATAAGAAGCTGTTTGTCCTTGACTTCACCTGTGCGGTGGGTGCGGGACTGCTGGAGCTTGCTTTTCCGGTGGCTGTCAATAAATTCATTGATGACCTGCTGCCGGGCCAGAACTGGTCGCTGATTCTGATTGCCTGTGTCGCCCTGCTCGCCATCTACGCCTTGAACACGGCAATGAACTATATTGTCACCTATTGGGGCCATATGCTGGGGATCAATATTGAGACCGATATGCGCAAAAAAATGTTCAACCATATTCAAAAGCTCAGCTTCCGCTTCTTCGACAACAACAAAACCGGTCATCTGCTCGGCAGAATAACCAATGATCTCAACGATATCGGCGAAGTCGCGCATCACGGGCCGGAGGATGTGTTCATTGCGGTCATGACGCTGGTCGGCGCATTTATACTGATGGCCGATATCAATCTCCAGCTGGCCGTAATCACGTTCATCATCGTGCCGATTATGGCCTGGGTCATTATTTATTTCGGACGCAACATGACAGACACTTATCACCGCTTATTCGGCAACGTCGGGAATTTCAACGCCCGGATTGAGGATAATGTCGGCGGAATCCGCGTAGTCCAGTCTTTTGCCAATGAAGAATTCGAGAAAGAGCTGTTCGCTGTGGACAACCAGAAGTTCCGCGAGACCAAGCTGATGGCGTACAAGCTGATGGCCAAAAGCTTCTCGGTCAGCTATATGATGACCCGCCTGATTACTGTTGTGGTGATGGTCTGCGGGGCGTGGTTCTTCATTCAGGGCCAACTTGAGATCGGCGAATTCGTCGCCTTCATTCTGCTGGCCAATGTCTTCTTCCGGCCGATTGAGAAGATCAATGCAGTTATTGAGAGTTATCCTAAGGGGATTGCCGGATTCAAACGGTATCTTGAAGTCATCGACACTGAACCGGATATCGCTGACAAGCCGGATGCGGTAGAGGTGGATTCGCTTCGCGGGGATATCTCCTTCAGCAATGTCAGCTTCGGGTATGAAGCAGACCGGACCGTGCTGAAGGAGATCAGTCTGAAGGTAAATGCCGGGGAGACCATCGCATTCGTTGGCCCTTCCGGTGCCGGGAAAACCACGATCTGCAGCCTGCTCCCCCGCTTCTACGATGTAACCGGCGGCGCAATCTCCATTGACGGGATCGACATCCGTGATATGAAGCTGAACTCGCTGCGCAAGCAGATCGGAATCGTGCAGCAGGATGTCTTCCTCTTCTCCGGCACCATCCGCGAGAATATTGCCTACGGCCGGCTGGATGCGGGGATGGAGGACATCTGGCAGGCGGCCCGCCAGGCTCACCTGGAGGAGCTGATTAACAGCCTCCCGAATGGGATGGAGACTGTAATCGGCGAACGCGGCGTGAAGCTGTCCGGCGGACAGAAGCAGCGGCTGGCCATCGCCCGGATGTTCCTGAAGAATCCGCCGATTCTGATTCTGGATGAGGCTACCTCGGCACTCGATACTGAGACCGAAGCAGCGATCCAGCAGTCGCTGGCCGACCTGTCGGTGGGCCGCACCACACTGGTTATTGCCCACCGCCTGACGACGATCAAGAATGCCGACCGCATTATTGTGGTGAATGAGGACGGCATCTCCGAGGAAGGCCGCCACGAGGAGCTGGTGAATGCCGGAGGCACTTATAGCCGGTTATATCAGGCGCAGTATAATGCGTAG
- a CDS encoding YjcZ family sporulation protein translates to MGENVGGYGGAFTSTGAILVLFILLVIISKSLWV, encoded by the coding sequence ATGGGCGAAAATGTTGGAGGATACGGCGGAGCATTCACTTCCACTGGCGCAATCCTGGTTCTGTTCATCCTGCTCGTAATTATCTCTAAATCCCTCTGGGTGTAA
- a CDS encoding MFS transporter translates to MKPGRENNMRTSPALSSSAADIRSRWMLVTGIICVAAALRAPFTSVGPLLEMIRDDLGLSNTLAGAITTLPLLAFALLSPFAPRLARKLGLPNILVLAMLTLSMGILVRSASGTVTFFAGTAMIGLSIAVCNVLLPGLIKGKFPHRIGLMTGIYTVSMNICAAAASGLSVPLATRAGLGWRGTLALWFMIAALATIFWIPQLKSLGAGQAGTASSSAARVWRSPLAWQVTLFMGLQSLLYYVLIAWFSVILGERGMSASHAGWILSLMQLAQLPFTFFVPLWAGRMKSQRLPVVITSVLFITGILGVWLGSTALMALWAICIGIAGGFAFGLAMMFFSLRTRTTQEASELSGMAQSAGYLLAAMGPALFGLLHDAAGSWNVPLALLVLASVLLFAAGMGAGRDKFV, encoded by the coding sequence ATGAAGCCTGGCCGTGAAAATAACATGAGGACAAGCCCGGCCTTGTCCTCATCTGCTGCGGATATCCGCAGCCGCTGGATGCTCGTCACTGGAATCATCTGTGTGGCCGCTGCTCTGCGTGCCCCGTTCACTTCCGTCGGACCTCTGCTGGAGATGATCCGGGATGACTTGGGATTGTCTAATACGCTGGCGGGGGCGATTACGACTTTGCCTTTACTGGCTTTTGCCCTGCTGTCACCGTTCGCGCCCCGGCTTGCCCGCAAGCTGGGACTGCCCAATATCCTGGTGCTGGCCATGCTCACGCTGTCCATGGGAATTCTGGTCCGTTCGGCTTCCGGCACGGTAACCTTCTTCGCAGGTACGGCGATGATCGGTCTGTCGATTGCCGTCTGCAATGTGCTGCTGCCTGGACTGATCAAGGGAAAATTCCCGCACCGCATCGGTCTGATGACCGGAATCTATACCGTGTCCATGAACATCTGTGCAGCGGCTGCTTCGGGGCTGAGTGTTCCCTTGGCCACCCGTGCGGGGCTGGGGTGGAGAGGGACCCTGGCGCTCTGGTTCATGATTGCTGCACTGGCTACGATCTTCTGGATTCCGCAGCTGAAGAGTCTGGGCGCGGGACAGGCAGGCACTGCATCCTCTTCAGCGGCACGGGTCTGGCGCTCCCCGCTCGCCTGGCAGGTTACGCTGTTCATGGGACTGCAATCTCTGCTCTATTATGTGCTGATCGCCTGGTTCTCGGTGATCCTCGGGGAGCGGGGGATGTCTGCCAGCCATGCCGGCTGGATTCTCTCGCTGATGCAGCTGGCCCAGCTGCCGTTCACGTTCTTCGTGCCGCTTTGGGCCGGAAGGATGAAGAGCCAGCGGCTGCCGGTGGTGATTACTTCAGTTCTGTTTATCACTGGCATCCTTGGCGTCTGGCTGGGCAGTACTGCGCTGATGGCGTTATGGGCTATCTGCATAGGGATTGCCGGGGGCTTCGCCTTCGGTCTGGCGATGATGTTCTTCAGCCTGCGCACCCGGACCACACAGGAGGCCAGCGAGCTGTCCGGCATGGCCCAATCGGCGGGCTATCTGCTGGCCGCGATGGGTCCCGCACTGTTCGGCCTGCTGCATGATGCTGCGGGAAGCTGGAATGTACCGCTTGCGCTGCTTGTCTTAGCAAGTGTGCTGCTGTTCGCTGCCGGTATGGGGGCGGGACGCGACAAGTTTGTATAA